The genomic window tttttttcactcactGCAGTAACAGTTAGGGGTTGTAAATAAGATTACTTTGAGGACTGACATTCAAATCAGTCTTTGAGAATCTAAATCTTGAAAATACTAGGATATTTCTGAATTTTGGAGACCCTTCAGAATTCTGAAGAAACTTATATCAATATGGTCCAACTGTACACAAAAGGAGCATGTTATAATGTAAAAAAAGCCCTATCATTTTATTTTGCATCTGCTAGAATCCTGCATATCCACCCTAGCTGGGACTAAAAAAAcctcactgattttttttatcccAGCCTTTATTCCTGCAAAGACAGGACAGAATTTAACTGCAGTAGTCTTATTAGATGAATGTGCTATTCAACCTCCATGCATTGAAAGGCAATATGTTTACTTATCTGTTTAAATAAACACTGTAAATATATGTATACTGAAAGAATGCAACAAGTACTGTTTGCAGCAAGAAAGGGAGAGAGCATACATTTTCACTGTCAGAGTTGTTTTGGTATAAACACTAACCTTAGTGACAATCTTGTGAAACAGCATGTTGTGACTTTCAAAAGCAGAGCAGGTTTTGCTGTCCTCCTGCACCACCACAGACTCATGCAGGCAGCATCCTCCCACTCCCACGTGTCTTACAAAGCCTCCCAACctgcctctctcttttcagtaGACTCTGCTGTCAGTACACtgtcaaaaaggaaaaatctctCATTCTAGGACTCTTTGAAATGGgtttaactgaaaaaaacccacactgaTTTGATGTAAGTTTGGTGTTTTGTGAGCTAAGAGGTCAGGTGTAtggtaatgaaaataaaataaatactaaatGTTTTGTATAAGCCTGTTTGCGGACTGAAAGCTATAAAAGACAACCAGCAATATTTTTGTGAAAAGAGCACTTAAACATAAAAACTACCTTTATTTGTACataaattcccttttccccatgcaCTTTCCTTGGACACAAGATGGAGAGAGATGCTGGTGTTCTCTTTCTCTACAGATACAAGTAGCAAAGCAGTAGGTCACAGTCACAAGGAGAAATTTGACTCTGTGGTCTGCTACCATGCTTGGCCCAAGAGAGCCTGATGCCCTGGTGCTTTGCGTCTTGGAAAATGTTTGTTGCTTACTTGCTAGGAGGGAATGTAAAGGCCATCTTTTATCACTGGAAGTTTGTGTTTTATTCCATAGgagattttttttgctgttgattTTAATTGATTTAATAGACAGTTTGGAGTGTACACTTTCAAGTATATGCTTCCTTATGCAATAGCCTTTGCCTTTGAAGAGGGCAATCTACAGAGTAATGTAAGTGCATGCCCCAGGCTCCTCTCCCTCAGTAACCTGCATTCACCAATTTCTACACCTCTTATCTTTATGGGCTATTCTGGGAAGCTGCAAGTAGCAGAAGTTGATTGGCAAAAGAAGACGGGGCTGAAATATGCTGCTTTCACACAACTGCACCATCATAGGCACCCTTGAGTGGCTCACTGTTGGTGGGAAGGGCATTCTAGGCCATACTACATGGCATAGTTCTACAAAGAACAAATAATCACTTTTAACACATGGTGTGACAAAAGCAAatcttttttctcatttctgggCGAATGAAAAAAGACAAAGTCATTTGTATGGTCATATATCCATCACCACACAGAAAGTCAAAGTCCCAATACAAAGTCAATTTGAATACAAGTACCGGACTACATCGTGTGACCTACAGCACCACTCGTTTTTTAAAGAAACGCAGTTAACTGTAGTTAACCACAGTTCTATTTTCTTCAAGGCTCTAAAATACCCACCCACGCACATCCATCACGTGCACAAACAAAAAGCAGTGATATTTTGTTTCAGCCACGCACGCTGGCAACACCGCATCCATCTCGGCAGCCCCGGATTTCACGGCGCTGCCTCACCTGCGCTGAGActctctgctcttcctcctcttcctctgccccTCCCCCTGTCTCTCCACCGCCGGCTCTCCCTGGAGGGGACACCGACCCTCTTCCCTGCCGCCCCGCGGGCCCGGGGCCGGCCCGTCCTGCCCCACCCCGGGCAGGTGAGCgggagccgcccggccccggggctggCCGTGCCGCCGCTCCGCCCACGGGGGCGAGCGCGGGGCCGGCCGGCACCTGccgccgctccgctccgctccgcacAGCCGCCCCGCACAGCCGCTCTCGCCGCCGGCCgctgccctccctccccgccGCACCGGGGACCGCAGGgccgagcggcggcggcggccgcgatCCCCGGGGGCAGGAGCGCGCTCCGCAGCGCCGGGCGGGCCCCAGGTCAGTGTCGCTTCCCGTACCTGTTGCGCAGggagccggcggggcggggagaggagggaaggagggaggggggaagggaaaggagccCCATCTCAGGAGCCCCACGACGCGCCACGCTCCCTTCCTCGTCCCGCGGGGAGGCGGCAGCCCCAAGGTATCGGACCTCGGGTCTACTCCTGGGAGTGGGGGGTGGTGAGTGCTGGGAGCGGGTCCCGCGGCACGGCTCCGGGGCGTCATTTACCTGTGACCGTGCGAGCCGCGCACGGAGCGGGCAGCGCTTCCGAGCCGCTCGACGGGGCACGGAGCGCtccccccgcgcccgcccggccgccgccgccgccggacCCGTCCCTCCCCGCAGGCCGCTCCCGGGCGCCGGGCACACCTCCCCGGCAGCGCTGCCCGTCCTCCGGTGCTGGGCAAGAGGAGTCCCGGCGCCCACCGAGCGGAGAGGCGGCGTGCCCGGCTGCCAACCCGTCTTCGCCCTCTTCCCCCCCCGCAGGAGCCCGAGATGGCGGACAGCGCCGCGGCCACCGCCGCTCCTCGGGCCGGCGTGAAGGGCTCGGCCGGGCCCTGGTGGAAATCGCTGACCAGCAAGAAGAAGCACAAGGAAGCGGCAGTAGCCCCGCCGCACCCCGTCGCCAGCGAGACCCCCGCCGACACCCCCAGCCCCGACGGCCGGGAGGAACAGTCCGGTCCCTTCGGCAGCGGCGACGCCGCGGGAACCGGAGTCGGCAACCGGCGGAGTCTCCGAGTGTCCCATTCGGGCCGCTTCAAGGAGCGGCGGAAGGTGCGCACCTCGCTGCTGGCCGACAGCCCCGAGGTCTTCGACGGCGGCGGCGCCCCAGGCCATGCCGCCCAAGGGCCCGAGTAGGCCGGGAGGAGCTTGCCGAGGAGCCGCCGCTGGATGGGTGGCCGGTGAACTGGCGGGACAGGCAGCCGGAGTCGGTGACTGCCCCACAGCTGGGCTTGGACCCATGGGTGCCGTGTAGGCAGCGGCTCCCCACACCCTGAGCGGACACTGCGGGGAGcccggcagcgctgccaggcgaGGGAATCGCGGGCGCTGTGTTACACGAACACCGCCAATAGCAAACCCCTGGATGACGGGACGATGTGATTGTCttttaaaaaaccacaaataaaCATCCCACTCCCTGTACTGTGGTGAGCAGACTCAAAGGTGCTATCCCAAGGCCGACGGTGGGGTCTCTGAAccttcccgcagccctcgccaGGAGCCAACGTGCTGACTCTGAGGCCTGTGATCCAGTTCCTTCTGGCTCTCAAGCCAAGGAGGCTCTTTGCTGCTTTCATCTCACGAGCTGTCTTATCAAACGAAGGGGGGTGCAAAGTGCTCTTATCTAATTTCAGGGCAGAGGACCTCCGGTGGTGCCGAAAGTGCTCCAGTCCTGCTGTTAGCCACAAACACATCTTCCATCCCCCACGGGGGTCCAGAGAGAGGCATTGTGAGGGGCAGGCTCTTGCTTTCGCCCATGTCCCACATCACAATGCATTTGCATATGGAAAAGGCAGGACCATGCTGGTATTCTCCCTCTTCTTACTGTGTAATACTAAGAAGGTGTTTCAGAGACTGGTCCCTTGTAGTTCTGTTAGAGAGGGAGGCCCGTGTTGTCTAGCAATTCACACTATTTACCCAGGGGATACATGATTTTTGCATAATTGGTGGTAACTGGGATAATGAAgcttcagtgaagaaattgtGTGATAAGATGTAAACATTCTTTTGGGACATGAGACCAGACCTGGAGAGCACAAGTAGGGTTGCAATTCTAATGTGGAAATAGGCTTGGGCACCACTGGAAGTGTTTACTGTTTATTTGTCTGAGGCTTTTGAAGCAAGTCAAGTGTCCCAGGATTTCTTCTGACGGTGAGATAATGTGCTTTCACTCGAGTAGTTATCCACTCCCTCTAAGAgctcttggattttttttggacaAATAAATATAAGCCAGATTTGTACTGGTGTTGTGCCTTACAGAGCAAAATTAGCTAAAAATACTTGGCAATTACACATTTCTTGATAGTAGTTGATGTAGCAAGAACtgacttatttattttaaatgcatttgcAATATGCTTTATATTGTTAAAATGGTTTTAGACTTTTTCTGAATACAAGATACTACATAGTGGCAAGtactgaaaattatttcctaaCAGTCAAGTATTATGCAGTTATGATTCTGTTTGGTTGTAACTAATCATTTGAGgtcagttaaaaataaaaagactggAAAGGAAATAAGAAATGAGTTCCAGTTGAAAATATGGATTAAACCAGCCACTGACAATCACTGAAATGTTGCACTAGATGCAAGTGCCCCGTGGTTCAATGTGCACAATAATATGTAATGAACCTTGAAAGCTCCCGTGCAATAAACTCAGACAACGTAGCTGCTGAGGTGCTCACTGGTCATTCACTCCTTCAGACCCTGGAACCCAAGGACAGAGGGACTGTAGTATCAAATCCATTTCCatgaaagtttttcttttttttttttttcctccacccAGTGTGTAGAtacatgcttttaaaatttcctttagTAAAACTACAAGGTACTGGATTTGGACTGCATTTTTATATTGCTTACTCCGTGCTGACCAAGAAAAGGTCTGGGTGAGGTGAGGGGAGGTCTTTAAACTTTCTCCTCAGGGGTGCTTTTCTTATGGGAGGCCTCTTCAGTCAAGGGACAACTGAAATGCTTCTCTTGAGAAGAAGCAATCAGAGCAAACCTAGTCTTGGGAAAAGAGGGGTAAGAAAGAAGGGGAAAGTTTAAAAGCTGGAAACAGAGAGGTGGATGATGAAGAACCATATTCCAGCTACAGGATGGGActggggaggaaggaggcaCAAAGTGGTGCATTTGCTGTCAGGGTTGTCATACTACCTTTGGAGGCCAAACTGTTCATGTTTATTATAGGCAGAAGTAGTCTGCCTGTGTTTATGTATTCTGAAGTCCAAAGAAGTgtttttgtatgtgtgtgtgtgcccaaaATGGAAGAACAAGTAAGCAGAAATTGCACTGATGCATTTCTTAACTTCTGCATCTAGTTTGGTGTGAGTTCTGTGAGAGTCAGATCCTCAGAACTAGCCAGAGGCTGGAGAATGAATGCAGACTAGTGTTTTTTGTATCTCATGTAGatgctttttttcatttttaatcctTAAACTGTTGTAAAAATACAGTTTCCTCCTCTCTTCTCTACCTAAAAGCTGCCTTGTTCTACAGTGAATCTCTGTTTGCTCTTTGGAAATGTCTCAGGTTTGTTGTTTGCAAGTCTTTACCTAGGCACAAGAAATACCCAATTTGGGTTTTGTTCAAGAAGTCTGGTGTGCTTTCAGATGGTTGCTTCTAAGGTTCAATATCAATACTGGCTAATATGTGACTAAATATTAGCTACGTCTTAATCCTTGCTTATGATACTTTCACCTTGGAAATTCGGTCAGAATACGAAGTCAATAAATGCACATAAAATACCTCACAGTGCTCCTCCATCTTTATCCTGACCTTGAGCTGTGGGAAGGAGACGTAATTCTATCTTCCTGCTCAGGCAAATCCTTGCTTCAATGAATATGATAGCAGCCACTGAAAAACTAGATCCATGAGAAAAAGGGCTGGCGGCCTCGTCTCActttccctgccctctgtgcACAGCAGTACCTGCAGCTTAGTGCTCACCCacgcagcagggccagcaggagggagaaggcCTCTTGGCCACAACCTGTTGCACAGAAATAGTCCTCTTGTTTCCCAGCCAGAGCACCAAAAAAAGCTTAAGTAATCTGTACACATGTAAATTAATTAAGCTGAcacgggaaaaaaaaaaaaaaaacctggcatTTTATGGAGCATCTGAATTACTGTTTTTAACCCTTGAAATGGAAATCATTTCTTATGTATTGGACAATACTTCCTCTGTATAACCATAGAGCATTTCTGGCCAGTGGATTATTAAAAGGCAGTTTGCACTCTTAGTATGGGTATTTTTCTCATCTTCTTTATAAAGATCATGGATCAGAAACAAAGTTGAGGAAACAGAGTGACTGAAAAAGTACTTGCTGTATATTTTTAAAGGTAAACAGTGACATATTgacaaaataaatagaaataagcAGATGAGGTGAACCTCAGCTATGTCAGTTACAGTGCAATTTTCTTAATATTAACCTAGATACTAAGGATTGCTGGTTTGGGGcaaaagataaatatttagCAAATAGAATGAACTTTTCAAATAAACTTGCAAAGTATATGCTTGCTTATTCCTACTCTTgccaaaactaaaaataaatctctgAGTGGTTGCCTGGTGAATCATTCCCTGCTATTGTAGGTTGGTCAGGCTGGACCTCAACAAAGATTATAGGGAGCACCTGCAGAAAATGATCCTAAATTGGAAACGCTGGAATAAATGCCTTGAAAGCCTCAAGACTTCTAACCTCAGATGTTATGTCAGGGTATGACTTCAACTGAACTGGAAAAATGGAGAGGAGACCTGACTGGAGGAAGAGGAGTCTTCACTGTTTGGAGgattggttttgggtttgtttttttttttttggggggggggggggggaaggtgTAGggtctttttgtttggtttggttttgattttttggttttcttctttttctttgggttttttgggagtttCTCTGGTGATGGTGgcgttttttgggtttttttctttgttgttttttttagttCTCTCTTCACTGTATTGGCACCAGtgataaatttatatttaaaatatcaagtCTCTTGTCCCTGAGCAAGATAACCTCATATGAAGGCTAAAATCTGAAGGACAGAACTTCTGGCCTTGGCCTGGCCAGTGCAGCTGGATGCTCGACCTTAAAGTCTATGTTTAATGTGGCTCATTTAAATAGCTGATATCACAAGACAAGCTGTTTCAAGTGCAGCCACAAACTGGAAGCTCATTTTGCTGCCTCTTGGGATTCTATCTGGTAggacaaaacaaagaaacccaAATCTGGTATTTTCTAAGATGTCTTTTAAAAGCTGGGGCAATAGAGGATTGGTTATAGAATGATATTTGACACCATATAATTACACCATTTTGAAAAGCAAACCTTTCCTCTTAATTTCTAATTTATTGTAAATAAGATGAGAAACCTGCTGGCTctgatttttcatttcagaataCAACAAAAGAGATAAAAGTTGCTCGATTTTATAGACACAAGCAGTAGTGAAGTAGTTTATCAGTTTTATCCTTAATGACACATCTGAAATTCACAAGTAGCTCTAAGAAACAGTATTTGAATGTAGTCTTCAGCTAAAGCATATTGATTAGCAGCTGCAGCTTATGAATTTGATTTACTGCCCATTTTATCTAGATAAAGCAATATAACATCAGATAATGTGTGTTTTGGGGATAGCAAGTGGCTTTCCATGATAGCTGTAGGGCatgattttaagaaaaaatctGTGCTGGTGAGTTATCCTCATCAGATCAAAACATCAGGTTTCTTCTGAGTTAAATAAGAAAGAATGGTTCTTTTCAGAGTATTAGTGACCAGACTATCAGATGTTTTGGGATGTGGGAAATAAACTTGATTTTCAGACACAAGCCTGTGCATGCTGTGAATCTCCTGCTGCCTGTTTGCAAAGTTTCAGGTCTTTCCCCTCATCCAAAGTTATTGTTCCTCCTGGTCATTCCTTTTAAATAACGAGGTAAAGAGCATTACTCTCCCCATTACTGAAAATAAGAACCATACCTTTGTATGCCTGTTGAAGTGAAAAATTTGAGGTAGTGTGTACTTGAACTTTGGTGACtcacctttttttcctcactgctgacttaagtttattttgctttccgGGTCTTTGTTCTATGCTCAGTCTGTTTGAGGAGATAAACCATCCACTGATCTCTCAAGATGACAGGAGAGTGGGCAGCACTTCAGTGgccaagagaaaaggaaaagttaaAATAGATCTGTTTCTGGGCTCTTTCCCACTGAATTTCATGAACAGAAGCAGAACTGAGCCTTAGTCTTGATTCTGGAGCTATGACTACCTGGGAAACAGAAGGAGCCTCATTGTCTGTGCATTCTTGGTTGTGTTTATCTTGGCACGTCCTTTCAGTGACAAGTTTCCAAAAAACAGAATTGGTTCACCTGTCCTGTTTAACATCATTGAGTTCAGGACTAGGAGCATGGTGTAAACTTCAAAGAGAAATCCCGCCAGCAGTACTTCCTAGAAATGCTGTAGCTCAGACCACTGCAAAAAggggaggaggacgaggagaaaaaaaccataTTTTCTGACTTCTCTGTTCTTGTGTTCTTTTCTTGTTATAACAGTGCTATAATAATTTCCTTGCTAGACCCTAAAACAGCTAGAGAAG from Agelaius phoeniceus isolate bAgePho1 chromosome 1, bAgePho1.hap1, whole genome shotgun sequence includes these protein-coding regions:
- the PRR15 gene encoding proline-rich protein 15 → MADSAAATAAPRAGVKGSAGPWWKSLTSKKKHKEAAVAPPHPVASETPADTPSPDGREEQSGPFGSGDAAGTGVGNRRSLRVSHSGRFKERRKVRTSLLADSPEVFDGGGAPGHAAQGPE